From one Neorhizobium galegae genomic stretch:
- a CDS encoding DUF1236 domain-containing protein — protein MKPSMKHTLAIALLAGSTLSVVPAIAQSQAPTVGQDGSNSATPILPRKGTQGSDGSSGAKQAQPQQDMGAATQQPQGSASGNDKMNAQAQSGDQQRLKPKGDRAAQEKSGDTTKTQASDAQSLATDNTAQQKPAGQSDSSTTANSSSGSGTDTGKPATDDTARQNSGAQQPGSDQAATDKPSNETTGSINISTEQRTEVRNILVQNKVEPVDVEISVDVGVAVPTTVELHPLPPRIVEIVPAYRGYEYFVLADGRIIIVDPSSHEVVYILVG, from the coding sequence ATGAAACCGTCAATGAAACATACGCTCGCGATTGCGCTTCTGGCCGGATCGACGCTGTCGGTGGTGCCGGCCATCGCTCAAAGCCAGGCTCCGACCGTCGGTCAGGACGGCAGCAATTCGGCAACTCCAATCCTGCCACGCAAAGGCACCCAAGGCTCGGACGGTTCATCCGGCGCCAAACAGGCTCAGCCGCAGCAGGACATGGGCGCCGCGACACAACAGCCGCAGGGCTCAGCCAGCGGGAATGACAAAATGAACGCCCAGGCCCAGAGCGGCGACCAACAGCGCCTGAAGCCGAAGGGCGATCGGGCGGCTCAGGAGAAATCCGGCGATACCACGAAGACGCAGGCCAGCGACGCCCAGTCGCTCGCCACGGACAATACCGCGCAGCAGAAACCTGCCGGCCAGAGCGACAGTTCCACGACCGCCAATTCGAGCTCGGGCTCCGGAACGGATACCGGCAAGCCGGCAACCGACGACACGGCACGCCAGAATAGCGGCGCCCAGCAACCCGGTTCGGATCAGGCTGCCACCGATAAACCTTCGAACGAGACGACCGGCAGCATCAATATCTCGACCGAACAGAGGACGGAGGTGCGCAATATCCTCGTCCAGAACAAGGTCGAGCCGGTCGATGTCGAAATCAGTGTCGATGTCGGCGTCGCCGTGCCGACGACCGTGGAACTGCATCCTCTGCCGCCGCGCATCGTCGAGATCGTACCGGCCTATCGCGGTTACGAATACTTCGTGCTGGCGGACGGCCGGATCATCATCGTCGACCCCTCGAGCCATGAGGTCGTCTACATCCTGGTCGGCTGA